GGGTGGTTCTGCGGCCGGAAGGTCCGCTCGCTGTCAGCACGGGTTGGTACGGGGTGAGCCCCGAGTCGGTGGAGGTGACTCGGGGCTCGGTACTGCGCGGGCCGGGCTGGTCGTACTGGCGGTACTGGCTGTGGGGGTGGTCAGGCCTTGGGCATGAGGACGGTGTCGACGATGTGGACGGTGGCGTTGGCGGTGGGGACGTTGCCGCAGACGACCTTGGAGGTGTCGTTGACGGTGTAGTTCTCGCCGGAGCCCTTGGTGGTGAGGGTGGACTTCTGGAGGGTGTCGTAGGTTCCGTTCTCCAGCTGTCCGGGGGAGAGCTTCTCGCCGACGACGTGGTAGGTGAGGACGCTGGTGAGCATGTCCTTGTCGGCCAGGACCTTGTCGAGGTCGGCCTTGGGGATCTTGGCGAACGCTTCGTTGGTGGGTGCGAAGACGGTGATGTTCTGGGCGTTGTTGAGGGTGTCGACGAGGCCGGCCTTCTTGACGGCGGTGACGAGGGTGGAGAGGGCCGGGTTGTTGGAGGCGGCGGTGGCGACCGGGTCCTGGGCCATGCCGTCGAAGGAGCCCGC
The nucleotide sequence above comes from Streptomyces sp. NBC_01116. Encoded proteins:
- a CDS encoding fasciclin domain-containing protein, producing the protein MNAFRFRRAAIAVTAAAVLPLTLTACGGDDSSSDTATDKANSSAPADDKSSPATDGAAAADGPFGPACASVPQDGAGSFDGMAQDPVATAASNNPALSTLVTAVKKAGLVDTLNNAQNITVFAPTNEAFAKIPKADLDKVLADKDMLTSVLTYHVVGEKLSPGQLENGTYDTLQKSTLTTKGSGENYTVNDTSKVVCGNVPTANATVHIVDTVLMPKA